The Accipiter gentilis chromosome 7, bAccGen1.1, whole genome shotgun sequence genome includes a region encoding these proteins:
- the UFD1 gene encoding ubiquitin recognition factor in ER-associated degradation protein 1 isoform X1 — translation MFSFNMFDHPIPRVFQNRFSTQYRCFSVSMLAGPNDRSDVEKGGKIIMPPSALDQLSRLNITYPMLFKLTNKNSDRMTHCGVLEFVADEGICYLPHWMMQNLLLEEGGLVQVESVNLQVATYSKFQPQSPDFLDITNPKAVLENALRNFACLTTGDVIAINYNEKIYELRVMETKPDKAVSIIECDMNVDFDAPLGYKEPERSAQHEETTDVEADHSGYVSDIGFRAFSGSGNRLDGKKKGVEPSPSPIKPGDIRRGIPNYDFKIGRITFIRNSRPLVKKVEEDESGSRFIAFSGEGQSLRKKGRKP, via the exons ATG ttcTCTTTTAATATGTTTGATCACCCCATCCCTCGGGTTTTCCAGAACCGCTTCTCAACCCAATACCGCTGCTTCTCGGTATCCATGCTTGCTGGACCTAATGACAGGTCAGATGTGGAGAAAGGCGGGAAGA TAATTATGCCACCATCAGCTTTGGATCAACTCA GCCGACTTAATATTACTTACCCAATGCTGTTTAAGCTGACCAATAAAAATTCAGACCGAATGACGCACTGTGGAGTGCTTGAATTTGTGGCTGATGAGGGCATATGTTACCTTCCACACTGG ATGATGCAGAACTTGCTGCTGGAAGAGGGAGGCCTGGTGCAAGTGGAGAGTGTTAATCTTCAAGTTGCTACTTACTCAAAATTTCAGCCACAGAGTCCAGATTTTCTTGACATCACCAATCCCAAAGCTGT ACTAGAAAATGCATTGAGAAACTTCGCTTGTCTAACTACTGGGGATGTTATTGCCATCAACTACAACGAAAAG ATCTATGAGCTTCGGGTAATGGAGACCAAACCGGATAAGGCTGTGTCCATCATAGAATGCGATATGAAT GTGGATTTTGATGCTCCTTTGGGGTACAAAGAACCAGAAAGAAGTGCACAGCATGAGGAGACCACA gATGTTGAAGCAGATCATAGTGGATATGTGAGTGACATAGGATTTCGT GCATTCTCTGGTTCTGGGAACAGATTGGATGGCAAGAAGAAAGGTGTTGAGCCTAGTCCATCGCCAATTAAACCAGGAGACATTCGAAG AGGAATACCCAACTATGACTTCAAGATCGGTAGAATCACATTCATTAGAAACTCACGTCCGCTAGTTAAGAAAGTTGAAGAG
- the UFD1 gene encoding ubiquitin recognition factor in ER-associated degradation protein 1 isoform X2, which produces MTVIMPPSALDQLSRLNITYPMLFKLTNKNSDRMTHCGVLEFVADEGICYLPHWMMQNLLLEEGGLVQVESVNLQVATYSKFQPQSPDFLDITNPKAVLENALRNFACLTTGDVIAINYNEKIYELRVMETKPDKAVSIIECDMNVDFDAPLGYKEPERSAQHEETTDVEADHSGYVSDIGFRAFSGSGNRLDGKKKGVEPSPSPIKPGDIRRGIPNYDFKIGRITFIRNSRPLVKKVEEDESGSRFIAFSGEGQSLRKKGRKP; this is translated from the exons ATGACAG TAATTATGCCACCATCAGCTTTGGATCAACTCA GCCGACTTAATATTACTTACCCAATGCTGTTTAAGCTGACCAATAAAAATTCAGACCGAATGACGCACTGTGGAGTGCTTGAATTTGTGGCTGATGAGGGCATATGTTACCTTCCACACTGG ATGATGCAGAACTTGCTGCTGGAAGAGGGAGGCCTGGTGCAAGTGGAGAGTGTTAATCTTCAAGTTGCTACTTACTCAAAATTTCAGCCACAGAGTCCAGATTTTCTTGACATCACCAATCCCAAAGCTGT ACTAGAAAATGCATTGAGAAACTTCGCTTGTCTAACTACTGGGGATGTTATTGCCATCAACTACAACGAAAAG ATCTATGAGCTTCGGGTAATGGAGACCAAACCGGATAAGGCTGTGTCCATCATAGAATGCGATATGAAT GTGGATTTTGATGCTCCTTTGGGGTACAAAGAACCAGAAAGAAGTGCACAGCATGAGGAGACCACA gATGTTGAAGCAGATCATAGTGGATATGTGAGTGACATAGGATTTCGT GCATTCTCTGGTTCTGGGAACAGATTGGATGGCAAGAAGAAAGGTGTTGAGCCTAGTCCATCGCCAATTAAACCAGGAGACATTCGAAG AGGAATACCCAACTATGACTTCAAGATCGGTAGAATCACATTCATTAGAAACTCACGTCCGCTAGTTAAGAAAGTTGAAGAG
- the CDC45 gene encoding cell division control protein 45 homolog, translating into MFISDCRREFYDVIVSQRVLLLVASDVDALCACKILQALFQCDHVQYTLVPVSGWQELETAFLEHKDQFKYFVLINCGANVDLLEILQPEEDTLFFVCDSHRPINVVNVYNDTQIKLLVKQDDDLDVPAYDDIFRDEEDEEDDSENESDASEPSEKRRRFEEDVIERTMKRRQRREWEARRREILFDYEQYEYHGTSSAMVMFDLAWIMSKDLNDMLWWAIVGLTDQWVQDKITQMKYVTDIGILQRHVSRHNHRNEDEENSLSIDCMRIAFEYDLRLALYQHWSLYESLCNTSYTSASLKLWSVQGQKRLQEFLADMGLPLKQVKQKFNSMDMSLKENLREMIEESANKFGMKDLRVQTFSIHFGFKNKFSASDIVYATASLMENIEKEGPETTNFIKALDSLSRGNLDKLHQGLDLAKKQLRAIQQTVASCICTNLVISQGPFLYCSLMEGMPDVKLFSKPVSLCLLSKYLLKSFVCSTKNKRCKLLPLIMAAPMDVEQGTVIMVGIPPETESSDKKNFFGRAFEKAADSTNSRTLHNHFDMSIIELKTEDRSKFLDALISLLS; encoded by the exons ATGTTCATCTCCGACTGCCGCCGGGAGTTTTACGACGTGATTGTCAGCCAG CGTGTTCTTCTTCTTGTTGCTTCAGATGTTGACGCATTATGTGCTTGTAAAATACTTCAA GCTTTGTTTCAATGTGATCATGTGCAATATACACTCGTCCCAGTATCTGGATGGCAAGAACTTGAAACTGCCTTTCTTGAGCATAAAGATCAG ttcaaatattttgttcttaTTAATTGTGGTGCCAATGTTGACCTTCTGGAGATCCTGCAGCCTGAAGAAGACactcttttttttgtatgtgacAGCCACAGACCTATCAATGTAGTGAATGTTTACAATGACACACAG ATTAAGCTGTTAGTTAAACAAGATGATGATCTCGATGTTCCTGCTTATGATGACATCTTTAGAGATGAAGAGGATGAAGAGGACGACTCGGAGAATGAAAGTGATGCATCAGAACCTTCAGAGAAACGTAGACGTTTCGAGGAG GATGTAATAGAGAGAACAATGAAAAGGCGACAAAGACGAGAATGGGAGGCACGCAG acGAGAAATTCTTTTTGATTATGAGCAATATGAATACCATGGGACCTCA TCTGCGATGGTGATGTTTGATCTGGCATGGATAATGTCTAAAGACTTGAATGACATGTTGTG gTGGGCTATTGTTGGCCTAACAGATCAATGGGTCCAAGATAAAATCACTCA GATGAAGTATGTGACTGATATTGGAATCCTACAGCGTCATGTGTCTCGCCATAACCACCGCAACGAAGATGAAGAAAATTCTCTGTCAATTGATTGCATGCGCATAGCATTTGAATATGA TCTGCGCCTGGCACTTTATCAGCACTGGTCTCTATATGAAAGTCTCTGTAACACTTCATATACCTCTGCTAGCCTTAAGCTTTGGTCCGTACAAGGGCAGAAGAGGCTCCAGGAGTTTTTGGCTGACATGGG tTTGCCGTTGAAGCAAGTGAAACAGAAGTTTAATTCCATGGAcatgtctttgaaagaaaatcttAGGGAAATGATTGAAGAATCTGCAAACAAGTTTGG aatgAAAGATTTAAGAGTTCAGACCTTCAGCATTCACTTTGGCTTTAAGAACAAGTTCTCAGCAAGTGACATAGTTTATGCAACAGCTTCTCTCATGGAGAATATAGAGAAAGAGGGGCCTGAAACAACAAATTTCATTAAAGCTTTGGACAGTCTCTCCAG GGGTAACCTGGACAAACTGCACCAAGGACTGGACCTAGCCAAAAAGCAGTTACGTGCCATTCAGCAGACAGTAGCCAGCTGTATTTGCACCAACCTTGTAATTTCTCAGGGGCCTTTTCTCTATTGCTCTCTCATGGAG GGCATGCCAGACGTGAAACTGTTTTCCAAACCAGTGTCTCTGTGCCTGCTTAGTAAATACTTACTCAAATCTTTTGTTTGCTCT ACGAAAAACAAGCGTTGTAAACTGCTGCCACTGATAATGGCTGCACCAATGGATGTTGAGCAGGGAACTGTGATCATGGTGGGGATTCCTCCAGAGACAGAAAGCTCTGACAAAAAGAA cttttttGGAAGAGCATTTGAGAAAGCTGCAGACAGTACCAATTCTAGGACTTTACACAACCATTTTGACATGTCAA tAATTGAACTGAAAACAGAAGACCGGAGCAAATTTCTGGATGCACTTATTTCTCTCTTGTCCTAA
- the CLDN5 gene encoding claudin-5, with product MTSAALEILGLGLGILGWVGVILACGLPMWQVSAFIDVNIVVAQTIWEGLWMNCVVQSTGQMQCKVYDSILALPPEVQAGRALTVIVALLGLVALMVTVVGAQCTNCIRPGKMKSRIVIAGGAIYILCGVLVLVPLCWFANIVISDFYDPTVPPSQKREMGAALYIGWAATALLLFGGCLICCCSCSQRDETSFPVKYSAPRRPTSNGEYDKKNYV from the coding sequence atGACTTCGGCGGCGCTGGAGATTTTGGGACTGGGGCTGGGCATCCTGGGCTGGGTGGGAGTGATCCTGGCCTGCGGGCTGCCCATGTGGCAGGTGTCGGCCTTCATCGACGTGAACATCGTGGTGGCGCAGACCATCTGGGAAGGGCTGTGGATGAACTGCGTGGTGCAGAGCACGGGGCAGATGCAGTGCAAGGTGTACGACTCCATCCTGGCGCTGCCGCCCGAGGTGCAGGCGGGCCGGGCGCTCACCGTCATCGTggcgctgctggggctggtggcccTGATGGTGACCGTGGTGGGCGCGCAGTGCACCAACTGCATCCGGCCCGGCAAGATGAAGTCCCGCATCGTGATCGCCGGCGGGGCCATCTACATCCTCTGCGGGGTCCTGGTCCTCGTCCCGCTCTGCTGGTTCGCCAACATCGTCATCAGCGACTTCTACGACCCCACCGTGCCGCCCTCCCAGAAGCGGGAGATGGGGGCCGCGCTCTACATCGGCTGGGCGGCCACGGCCCTGCTGCTCTTCGGGGGCTGCctcatctgctgctgctcctgctcccagcgCGACGAGACCTCCTTCCCCGTCAAGTACTCGGCGCCGCGGCGGCCCACCTCCAACGGCGAGTACGACAAGAAGAACTACGTCTga